The following proteins are co-located in the Sulfurospirillum deleyianum DSM 6946 genome:
- a CDS encoding type II toxin-antitoxin system Phd/YefM family antitoxin — protein sequence MTYAKNEIMTATDMVRNFSSVLGSLTKGEHKRIVIVKNNRFEAVMVTMDEYEKMSEAVNILEKIYANTKKKSDG from the coding sequence ATGACCTATGCTAAAAATGAAATCATGACAGCAACCGATATGGTGCGCAATTTTAGTTCAGTGCTTGGTAGCTTAACTAAAGGAGAGCATAAACGCATTGTAATTGTTAAAAACAACCGTTTTGAAGCGGTTATGGTTACGATGGATGAGTATGAAAAAATGAGTGAAGCGGTTAATATTTTAGAAAAAATTTATGCAAACACAAAAAAGAAGAGTGATGGCTAA
- the pta gene encoding phosphate acetyltransferase → MQTKSLYISSLEPAAGSLIVTMGIMELLKGRLGRVAFFRPVIVNVGEPDQDISFMLEHYALKMAYDDTYGYTVHEVESLIAENKYNEVLETLIEKFKTLENQYDFVLVEGLNQANFSNTLDFDINLSIAKNLSSPFISVLKGKNKSVKEVVDEIHIEAEAIRAAGCQHFATFVNRLGKAESEALQELAASVALQNSPIYFLPEVPELDTPTVAEIQKKLGCMRIYGEEKDLRRVVKQSKIAAMRLENFLEHIEEGDLIITPGDRSDVILGCLSAALSKNYPTISGMLLTGGLLPDKAINKLFLGFNDFSIPVLSVESDTYHTAVNVAQVPATITAQSIRKIALAMGLFSSNVNLKEIETMINAESSLSSITPVMFEYALFERARSDRKKIVLPESNDERILRATEILLRRNVADIILLGNPEEVLRKSASLGLDIGKATIIDPANSPLMDEFVRTFYEMRKSKGLSLDVARDSMMMTNYFATMMVYSGHADGMVSGAIHTTQETIRPALQIIKTKPGISIVSSLFFMCLETRVLVYGDCAVNQDPNAEELAQIAISSADTAKMFGIEPKIAMLSYSTGDSGKGEEVEKVRLATKIVKETRPDLLVEGPIQYDAAIDPTVAKTKLPNSQVAGEATIFIFPDLNTGNNTYKAVQRSSGAVAIGPVLQGLRKPVNDLSRGCLVPDIVNTVAITAIQAQTNDGVSN, encoded by the coding sequence ATGCAAACCAAAAGCTTATATATCTCGTCGTTAGAGCCCGCAGCGGGTAGTTTGATCGTAACGATGGGCATTATGGAGTTGCTTAAAGGTCGTCTTGGAAGGGTCGCTTTTTTTAGACCTGTCATTGTTAATGTAGGTGAACCTGATCAAGATATCAGTTTTATGCTCGAACATTATGCCCTTAAAATGGCGTATGACGATACTTATGGTTACACTGTGCATGAAGTTGAAAGTCTGATTGCTGAAAATAAATACAATGAGGTTTTAGAGACACTGATTGAAAAGTTTAAAACCTTAGAAAATCAGTACGATTTTGTGCTCGTTGAGGGCTTAAATCAAGCCAATTTCTCAAATACGCTCGATTTTGATATTAACCTCTCCATCGCAAAAAATTTAAGTAGTCCTTTTATTAGCGTTTTAAAAGGAAAAAATAAAAGTGTTAAAGAAGTTGTCGATGAGATTCATATTGAAGCAGAAGCGATTCGAGCAGCAGGATGTCAACACTTTGCCACATTTGTCAATCGTTTAGGAAAAGCGGAATCTGAAGCACTTCAAGAACTTGCTGCTTCTGTTGCGTTGCAAAACAGCCCTATTTATTTTCTTCCAGAAGTTCCCGAATTAGATACTCCAACCGTTGCTGAAATTCAAAAAAAATTGGGATGTATGCGTATTTACGGGGAAGAAAAAGATTTAAGACGTGTGGTAAAGCAGAGTAAAATCGCAGCGATGCGTTTAGAGAATTTTTTAGAACACATTGAAGAAGGTGATTTAATCATCACACCAGGTGATAGATCAGATGTTATTTTAGGGTGTCTTAGTGCGGCTTTATCGAAAAATTATCCAACGATTTCAGGTATGTTATTGACAGGTGGTTTATTGCCAGATAAAGCGATTAATAAACTCTTTTTAGGTTTTAATGATTTTTCGATTCCCGTGTTAAGCGTTGAAAGCGACACTTATCATACGGCTGTAAATGTTGCACAAGTTCCTGCGACCATTACGGCACAGAGTATTCGAAAAATTGCACTTGCAATGGGACTTTTCTCATCTAACGTTAATCTCAAAGAGATAGAAACGATGATTAATGCGGAGTCTTCTCTTTCGTCTATTACCCCCGTTATGTTTGAATATGCACTCTTTGAGCGTGCACGCAGTGACCGTAAAAAAATTGTTCTACCTGAAAGTAACGATGAGCGTATTTTAAGGGCAACGGAGATTTTATTGCGCCGTAATGTTGCGGATATTATTCTTCTAGGAAACCCTGAAGAGGTCTTGCGTAAAAGTGCTTCATTGGGGTTAGATATTGGCAAGGCGACGATTATTGACCCTGCAAATTCACCTCTGATGGATGAATTTGTGCGTACTTTTTATGAAATGCGAAAATCCAAAGGGCTCTCTTTAGATGTGGCTCGTGATAGTATGATGATGACCAATTACTTTGCTACCATGATGGTTTATTCAGGGCACGCTGATGGAATGGTTTCAGGTGCGATTCATACGACACAAGAGACGATTCGTCCAGCTCTTCAAATTATTAAAACAAAACCGGGTATTTCTATTGTTTCCAGTCTCTTTTTTATGTGTTTAGAGACACGTGTGTTAGTGTATGGTGATTGTGCTGTCAATCAAGACCCTAATGCGGAAGAGTTGGCTCAAATTGCTATCTCCTCGGCGGATACGGCTAAAATGTTTGGCATTGAACCAAAAATTGCGATGCTTTCTTATTCAACAGGTGATTCAGGTAAGGGTGAAGAGGTTGAAAAAGTTCGCCTTGCTACAAAAATTGTTAAAGAAACACGTCCTGATTTATTGGTCGAAGGACCCATTCAGTATGATGCTGCGATTGATCCAACGGTTGCAAAAACAAAACTCCCCAACAGTCAAGTTGCAGGAGAAGCGACTATTTTTATTTTCCCAGATTTAAATACAGGTAATAATACTTACAAAGCGGTTCAAAGAAGTTCAGGTGCTGTGGCTATTGGTCCAGTACTTCAAGGGCTTCGTAAACCAGTCAATGACCTCAGCCGAGGCTGTTTGGTTCCTGATATCGTCAATACCGTAGCCATTACTGCTATTCAAGCACAAACCAACGATGGAGTAAGCAATTGA
- the ruvA gene encoding Holliday junction branch migration protein RuvA gives MIVGIEGIVVKKEVTFVYLKTTSGLSYKVFISLFSSARIQLNEKISLHVSQIIREDQHSLYGFVDENEKKVFDTLVKLNGIGPSTALAVCSTLSPDDFAHALVSQNISAFQKVPGIGPKSAKRILVELSDFSLQLLHEDFTNSSLQEASMALESLGFKKEMIKKVLSQIQGGDTQTIIKEALKKLG, from the coding sequence ATGATTGTGGGAATTGAGGGAATTGTTGTCAAAAAAGAGGTGACGTTTGTCTATCTAAAAACAACATCGGGTTTGAGTTATAAGGTTTTTATATCACTTTTTAGCAGTGCTCGTATTCAACTTAATGAAAAAATCTCTTTACATGTAAGTCAAATTATTCGTGAAGACCAACACAGTTTATATGGTTTTGTGGATGAAAATGAAAAAAAGGTTTTTGATACACTTGTTAAACTCAATGGCATTGGACCTTCGACTGCACTTGCTGTGTGTTCAACGTTAAGTCCTGATGATTTTGCACACGCTCTAGTTTCGCAAAACATCAGTGCGTTTCAAAAAGTACCAGGGATTGGACCTAAAAGTGCCAAACGCATTTTGGTTGAATTGAGTGACTTTTCACTGCAACTTCTCCATGAAGACTTCACCAATAGTAGTCTGCAAGAAGCATCTATGGCATTAGAAAGTTTAGGATTTAAAAAAGAGATGATTAAAAAAGTGTTGAGTCAGATTCAAGGTGGAGATACTCAAACAATTATTAAAGAAGCCCTTAAGAAGCTTGGATAA
- a CDS encoding acetate/propionate family kinase — protein MKILVLNAGSSSVKFQLFNMANNAVLASGLIEQISEPMSRTRMKYKNASGVEQLIEQTAPIADHHEALKKMSLLLIESGVIHNLNDLDGIGHRVVQGGASFQAPAMVDEYVMSEIERLIPLAPLHNPGHLSGMKVSVEQSPNVPQVAIFDTAFHSTLPKYAYMYALPYKYYEELRIRRYGFHGTSHRYIVKEAANYLKQDINTLNAITLHLGNGASVAAIENGKSVDTSMGLTPLEGLIMGTRSGDIDPAILFYLARKKGLTLDELDRMLNKESGLKGICGSNDMREINRLAHEGNEQAQLAREMFNYRLKKYIGSYSAVLGRVDCIVFTGGIGENDSEVRFESCSRLENFGIKIDTVRNAERTEGIRQISTDDSPVKVLVIPTNEELEIAVETMEMIEKHCKK, from the coding sequence TTGAAAATCTTAGTTTTAAACGCAGGGAGTTCTTCTGTTAAATTTCAACTCTTCAACATGGCAAACAATGCAGTGTTAGCCAGTGGATTGATTGAGCAAATTAGTGAGCCAATGTCACGAACACGCATGAAGTACAAAAATGCTTCTGGCGTCGAGCAGCTTATTGAGCAAACAGCACCCATTGCTGACCACCATGAGGCTCTTAAAAAAATGAGTCTGCTTTTAATTGAATCAGGTGTTATTCATAATCTCAATGACCTTGATGGAATAGGGCATCGTGTGGTACAAGGTGGTGCCTCCTTTCAAGCTCCTGCAATGGTTGATGAATATGTCATGTCTGAAATTGAAAGGCTTATTCCTCTAGCGCCACTTCATAATCCAGGACATCTCTCAGGGATGAAAGTTTCGGTAGAGCAAAGTCCAAATGTGCCTCAAGTGGCTATTTTCGACACCGCTTTTCATTCAACTTTACCCAAATATGCGTATATGTATGCACTTCCCTATAAATATTATGAAGAGCTTAGAATTAGACGGTATGGGTTTCATGGAACCTCTCATCGATATATCGTTAAAGAAGCTGCCAATTATCTAAAGCAAGATATAAACACACTCAATGCCATTACGCTTCATTTAGGAAATGGTGCGAGTGTGGCTGCCATCGAAAATGGTAAAAGTGTGGATACGTCTATGGGATTGACGCCACTAGAAGGACTCATCATGGGAACACGTAGCGGGGATATAGACCCTGCTATTTTGTTCTATTTGGCACGCAAAAAAGGTTTAACACTTGATGAGCTAGATCGTATGTTGAACAAAGAGAGTGGCTTAAAAGGGATTTGTGGAAGCAATGATATGCGAGAAATTAACCGTTTGGCACACGAAGGCAATGAACAAGCACAATTAGCACGAGAGATGTTTAACTACCGTCTTAAAAAATACATTGGTTCTTATAGCGCTGTTTTGGGACGTGTGGATTGTATTGTTTTTACAGGAGGTATTGGTGAAAATGATAGTGAAGTGCGCTTTGAATCTTGTAGTCGGCTAGAAAACTTTGGTATTAAAATTGATACCGTGCGTAATGCGGAGCGCACAGAGGGTATTCGACAAATTAGTACGGATGATAGCCCTGTAAAAGTGTTGGTTATTCCAACCAATGAAGAGCTAGAAATCGCTGTTGAAACCATGGAAATGATAGAAAAACATTGTAAAAAATAG
- the flgH gene encoding flagellar basal body L-ring protein FlgH, translating to MRVFTCSLVTAFIVLGCSNHPASPEISMKPPVYVDEIPSRVNENIASNPGSLFGQGDNPLFADLKAMHVNDIVTITITEQTVQTSSGKKALSKESSSDLNAGVIAGVPFGGVVGNVADKIATKSANLGFNAGSTNSFTGTGSTSRNESFTTTISARIIKVLNNGNYFIEGSRELLINGEKQLIQVSGVIRPYDIDQYNNIDSKYIADAKILYKTEGDIDQTTTKPWGSKFMETIWPF from the coding sequence ATGAGAGTTTTTACATGTAGCCTTGTCACTGCGTTTATCGTTTTAGGATGTTCTAATCATCCTGCAAGTCCAGAGATTAGTATGAAGCCTCCTGTTTATGTGGATGAAATACCCAGTCGTGTTAATGAAAATATTGCCTCAAATCCAGGGAGTCTTTTTGGTCAAGGAGACAATCCCCTTTTTGCCGATTTAAAAGCGATGCATGTTAATGATATTGTAACCATTACCATTACAGAACAAACGGTTCAAACGTCTTCTGGAAAAAAAGCTTTGTCTAAAGAGAGTAGTAGTGATTTAAATGCAGGTGTTATCGCAGGTGTTCCTTTTGGTGGTGTTGTAGGCAATGTTGCGGATAAAATAGCAACCAAATCTGCCAATTTGGGCTTTAATGCAGGTTCCACTAACTCGTTTACAGGAACAGGGAGCACGAGTCGTAATGAGAGTTTTACGACAACTATTTCTGCTCGGATTATCAAAGTTTTAAATAATGGAAATTATTTTATTGAGGGTAGTCGTGAATTGCTGATTAATGGCGAAAAACAGTTGATTCAAGTAAGCGGCGTGATTCGTCCCTATGATATCGACCAATACAACAACATTGATTCCAAATATATTGCAGATGCTAAAATCCTTTACAAAACAGAAGGAGACATCGACCAGACAACTACAAAACCTTGGGGAAGCAAATTTATGGAAACAATTTGGCCATTTTAA
- a CDS encoding type II secretion system F family protein has translation MKYFEVNYLFKGQKLKTIIKSPDRKDAIAIAKHQVPGIIVTIKETSAPIEDKLRSFRNALLGTVIRKKIKITSLIAAIRQLSVMTNAGISIHDSVKEVANATVDKTLKTIFQSINDDLNSGLSLTQSLMSYREDVGDVTIAMVELGESTGNMAESLEKLAEILEEIEENRQKFKKALRYPTTVVIAIAIAFTILMVYVVPKFKDIFSKLKAELPLPTKILLFMENMINHYGLYLLAGLIAIIVLIKYLLNNNEEFKKNFDQYILKVYLIGDIIFYATLSRFCLVFTELIRAGIPIADALDTSLLTLENTHLKKRLSGVKISVQRGVSLTESFRDTGLFEGMLIQMIQAGEQSGTLDKMLEKVTLYFKSRFNQIIDNIASYIEPILLGFIAAMVLLMALGIFMPMWDMAKAVKS, from the coding sequence ATGAAATACTTTGAAGTCAATTACCTATTTAAGGGTCAAAAGTTAAAGACCATTATTAAGTCTCCTGATCGTAAAGATGCGATCGCGATTGCTAAACATCAAGTTCCTGGAATTATTGTTACGATAAAGGAGACATCTGCACCTATTGAAGATAAATTACGCTCGTTCAGAAATGCCCTTTTAGGAACAGTAATACGTAAAAAAATCAAGATAACATCGTTGATTGCTGCCATTAGGCAACTTAGTGTTATGACGAATGCTGGAATTTCTATTCACGATAGTGTGAAAGAAGTTGCCAATGCAACAGTTGATAAAACATTAAAAACGATTTTTCAAAGTATCAATGATGACTTGAACTCTGGTTTAAGCCTGACGCAATCTTTGATGTCTTATCGTGAAGATGTGGGGGATGTTACGATTGCTATGGTTGAGCTGGGTGAAAGTACGGGTAATATGGCTGAATCGCTTGAAAAACTTGCGGAGATTCTTGAAGAAATTGAAGAGAATAGGCAAAAATTCAAGAAAGCGCTACGCTATCCTACTACGGTTGTCATTGCTATTGCCATTGCTTTTACAATTTTGATGGTCTATGTTGTACCAAAGTTTAAAGATATCTTTTCCAAACTCAAAGCAGAACTTCCTTTACCTACAAAAATCCTTCTTTTTATGGAAAATATGATTAATCACTATGGACTTTACCTCTTAGCAGGTTTAATTGCCATTATTGTACTTATTAAATATTTGCTCAATAATAACGAAGAGTTTAAGAAAAATTTTGACCAATACATTTTAAAAGTCTATTTGATTGGTGATATTATTTTTTATGCAACACTGAGTCGTTTTTGCCTTGTTTTTACAGAGTTGATTCGAGCGGGTATTCCTATTGCAGATGCCTTAGATACTTCATTGTTAACTTTGGAAAACACCCATTTGAAAAAAAGACTTTCGGGTGTTAAAATTTCTGTCCAACGTGGTGTTTCACTGACAGAGTCGTTTCGTGATACTGGATTATTTGAAGGAATGCTGATTCAGATGATTCAAGCAGGAGAACAAAGTGGTACCTTAGATAAAATGTTAGAAAAAGTAACACTTTATTTTAAATCCCGTTTTAATCAGATTATTGACAATATCGCAAGTTATATTGAACCTATCTTGTTGGGTTTTATTGCTGCGATGGTCTTATTGATGGCATTGGGTATTTTTATGCCGATGTGGGATATGGCAAAAGCAGTCAAATCGTAA
- a CDS encoding D-alanine--D-alanine ligase translates to MKIAVLFGAQSFEHEISVVSAIALKKVLKSEIVYIFCDYERNFYLIPTDKITSKRFSSGEYKKDKALHVKQGGFYAKKMLGEEQISFDVMINLVHGRDGEDGKLSALLDFFGIPYIGPRMEACSISYNKLFTKLYAKEVGVNVLPYQLLHKGSNEAISIAYPFIVKPLRLGSSIGIGIVKEEKELAYALDVAFEFDDTVLIEPFISGVKEYNLAGCKTDSFTFSIIEEPQKEAFLDFDKKYLDFSRTKRVNEASLEVTLEKEIQTSFIKLYDPLFLGALIRCDFFVIDGVVYLNEINPVPGSMANYLFDDFDGVIKRLVNYLPHTTTVTKEYRYINSIQAAKGK, encoded by the coding sequence ATGAAAATAGCCGTTTTATTTGGCGCACAGAGTTTTGAACATGAGATTAGCGTGGTAAGTGCTATTGCCTTAAAAAAAGTTTTAAAGAGTGAAATTGTCTACATTTTTTGTGATTATGAACGTAACTTTTATTTAATACCCACAGATAAAATCACCTCTAAACGCTTTAGCAGTGGCGAGTATAAAAAAGATAAAGCTTTACATGTAAAGCAAGGTGGCTTTTACGCTAAAAAAATGCTTGGAGAAGAGCAGATTAGCTTTGATGTAATGATCAATCTGGTACATGGAAGAGATGGCGAAGATGGAAAATTAAGTGCACTGCTTGATTTCTTTGGTATTCCTTACATTGGTCCTCGTATGGAAGCATGTAGCATCAGTTACAATAAACTTTTTACAAAGCTCTATGCCAAAGAAGTGGGTGTCAATGTTTTGCCATATCAACTTTTGCATAAAGGGAGCAACGAGGCGATTTCTATTGCGTATCCCTTTATTGTGAAGCCTTTACGTTTAGGAAGTTCCATTGGGATTGGCATTGTCAAGGAAGAAAAAGAGTTGGCTTATGCGCTCGATGTTGCCTTTGAATTTGATGATACGGTTTTAATTGAGCCTTTTATCAGTGGGGTGAAAGAGTACAACCTTGCAGGATGTAAAACAGATAGTTTTACATTTTCCATTATTGAAGAGCCTCAAAAAGAGGCGTTTTTAGATTTTGATAAAAAATACCTTGATTTTTCACGTACCAAAAGAGTTAATGAAGCATCCCTTGAGGTAACTTTGGAAAAAGAGATTCAAACTTCATTTATAAAGCTGTATGATCCTCTCTTTTTAGGAGCTTTGATTCGTTGTGATTTTTTTGTGATTGATGGTGTGGTCTATCTCAATGAAATCAATCCTGTTCCAGGAAGCATGGCAAATTACCTTTTTGATGATTTTGATGGAGTGATTAAGCGTTTGGTCAATTATCTGCCACATACGACAACCGTTACCAAAGAGTACCGTTATATCAATTCAATACAAGCGGCAAAAGGCAAATAA
- a CDS encoding Mur ligase family protein, producing the protein MAWFIEALVHFGFVIGLGYYFILAMQWYGYRLERVLFHFNRYDWHLYFFLLPLLAYYFLEGLFLYGVCGLYLLALFLWNRKNDKKLVLTARIKRFFLFLVLAILFQNLLCVGACFKFGVIIPLAIAQLLSMFFEKMLFLSYQKEAEKKLAQRPSMKVIAITASYGKTSIKNFLASILSKEFNVYHTPRSVNTLAGIVKDINNDLPDTCDIYIVEAGARMQGDIDEIARCVNPHIAVVGRIGEQHIEYFKTLENIRNTKMEMIHSNRLQKAFIHESAQIKETPTILSFGSEIKEVKASLDGLTFSMLLEGKEEHFSASLLGDFNAINLAACVHVARELGMSIEMIQEAMRELKGVEHRLQKIEAGGKIIIDDSFNGNLEGMLSSYELVSHYEGRKVIVTPGIVESTEEANKCLAEKIDAIFDVVIITGKSNMPILDLHVKRAQKILLSDKSELQALLAEQTYAGDLILFSNDAPGFI; encoded by the coding sequence ATGGCGTGGTTTATAGAAGCGTTAGTCCATTTTGGTTTTGTCATAGGATTGGGGTACTACTTTATTTTGGCGATGCAGTGGTATGGCTACCGTTTAGAGCGTGTTTTGTTTCATTTTAATCGCTACGATTGGCATCTTTACTTTTTTCTTTTACCTTTATTGGCGTATTATTTCTTAGAAGGTCTCTTTCTTTATGGCGTCTGTGGTCTCTATCTTTTAGCTCTTTTTCTTTGGAACCGTAAAAATGATAAAAAATTGGTTTTAACTGCTCGAATCAAACGTTTTTTCCTTTTTTTAGTGCTTGCCATACTCTTTCAAAATCTTTTATGTGTGGGGGCTTGTTTTAAATTTGGAGTTATCATTCCTTTAGCCATTGCACAGCTTCTTAGTATGTTTTTTGAAAAAATGCTCTTTTTAAGTTATCAAAAAGAAGCGGAAAAAAAATTGGCACAACGCCCTTCCATGAAAGTGATTGCGATTACGGCAAGTTATGGGAAAACGAGCATTAAAAATTTTTTAGCGTCTATTCTCTCTAAAGAGTTTAACGTGTATCATACCCCTCGAAGTGTCAATACTTTAGCGGGGATTGTGAAAGATATCAATAACGATTTACCTGATACGTGTGATATCTATATTGTTGAGGCTGGTGCTCGTATGCAAGGGGATATTGATGAAATAGCACGATGTGTCAATCCTCATATTGCCGTTGTTGGGCGTATTGGAGAACAACACATTGAGTATTTTAAAACGCTTGAAAATATCCGCAATACTAAAATGGAAATGATTCACTCCAATCGGCTTCAAAAAGCATTTATTCATGAGAGTGCACAGATCAAAGAGACTCCAACTATTCTCTCCTTTGGGAGTGAAATTAAAGAGGTAAAAGCCTCGCTGGATGGACTAACCTTTAGCATGCTTCTTGAAGGAAAAGAGGAGCACTTTAGCGCTTCCTTGCTTGGAGATTTTAATGCCATTAATCTTGCGGCGTGTGTACATGTGGCTAGAGAATTGGGCATGAGTATTGAGATGATTCAAGAGGCAATGAGAGAGCTCAAAGGGGTAGAACATCGTCTTCAAAAAATTGAAGCAGGTGGAAAAATAATTATTGATGATAGTTTTAATGGTAATTTAGAAGGAATGCTTAGCTCTTACGAGTTGGTTTCGCACTATGAAGGACGTAAAGTGATTGTTACGCCTGGTATTGTAGAGAGTACGGAAGAAGCCAATAAATGTCTCGCAGAAAAAATAGATGCTATTTTTGATGTTGTGATTATTACAGGTAAAAGCAATATGCCTATTTTAGATTTACATGTAAAGAGAGCGCAAAAGATTCTTTTATCGGATAAATCAGAATTGCAAGCGCTCTTAGCGGAGCAAACCTATGCGGGTGATTTGATTTTATTTTCCAATGATGCGCCAGGGTTTATCTAA
- a CDS encoding acylphosphatase produces MNTYRLIVTGRVQGVGYRRFVVEMAETLGYGGYVKNLPDGSVEVVLNATYEEDLEFFISKLYDGSMFSNVQDVTCRKVEHCYFDHFEKR; encoded by the coding sequence TTGAATACTTATCGGTTAATTGTAACAGGACGTGTGCAAGGTGTAGGGTATCGTCGTTTTGTCGTTGAAATGGCAGAAACTCTAGGATATGGTGGTTATGTAAAAAATTTGCCAGATGGGAGTGTTGAAGTGGTACTTAATGCGACGTATGAAGAAGATTTGGAATTTTTTATTTCAAAACTTTATGATGGTTCGATGTTTTCTAATGTTCAAGATGTGACATGTCGCAAGGTCGAACATTGTTATTTTGACCATTTTGAAAAGAGATAA
- a CDS encoding alpha/beta fold hydrolase, whose protein sequence is MAKKEIVYEGISYSLSYEILNLHQPKTLLFLHGWGSNKRVMKQAFGDCFSAYQHIYLDLPGFGDSSIQGVINTATYATIVRAFLEALHVKPVMVFGHSFGGKVATLLSPDVLVLLSSAGIVVPKSFKVRTKIALFKFFKPLFPKGFYRFFATKDVEGMSETMYEILKRVVNEDFTHHFLTCNAKTFIFWGKEDRATPLSSGETIASLIPQSRFFALEGDHFFFLKEGKRIETLLLESGF, encoded by the coding sequence ATGGCTAAGAAAGAGATTGTTTATGAAGGAATTTCCTATTCGCTGAGTTATGAGATTTTAAATCTTCATCAGCCTAAAACACTTCTTTTCCTGCATGGTTGGGGAAGCAATAAACGGGTGATGAAACAAGCCTTTGGAGATTGTTTTTCAGCGTATCAACATATCTATTTAGACCTCCCAGGATTTGGGGATTCTTCAATTCAAGGTGTCATCAATACAGCTACGTATGCCACTATCGTTCGTGCATTTTTGGAGGCTTTACATGTAAAACCTGTGATGGTTTTTGGACACTCTTTTGGAGGAAAGGTGGCAACACTGCTCTCTCCTGATGTTTTAGTGCTTCTTTCAAGTGCGGGTATTGTTGTTCCTAAGTCCTTTAAAGTTCGCACAAAAATAGCGTTATTTAAGTTTTTTAAACCTCTTTTTCCCAAAGGATTTTACCGTTTCTTTGCCACAAAAGATGTCGAGGGTATGAGTGAAACCATGTACGAGATTTTGAAACGAGTGGTAAACGAAGATTTTACCCATCATTTTCTTACATGTAACGCTAAAACGTTCATTTTTTGGGGGAAAGAGGATAGGGCAACGCCCCTTAGTAGTGGAGAGACGATTGCAAGTCTCATACCACAAAGTCGTTTTTTTGCTTTAGAAGGAGATCATTTTTTCTTTTTGAAAGAGGGAAAACGCATTGAAACATTGCTTTTGGAGTCTGGTTTTTGA
- a CDS encoding GatB/YqeY domain-containing protein, whose product MSELKAKLQEDLKNAMKNKDNFMRDAIRFLMSSLKQIEVDERKELSDADIVKIIQKSLKQRDDAAIAFKDAGRMDLYEKELAEAAILKSYLPEQLSDEALKAIIAKHINAQGLSSMKEIGKLMGVVLVECEGVADGKRINTLAKELLA is encoded by the coding sequence ATGTCAGAATTAAAAGCAAAACTTCAAGAAGACCTCAAAAACGCAATGAAAAATAAAGATAATTTTATGCGTGATGCCATTCGTTTTTTAATGAGTTCGCTAAAGCAAATCGAAGTAGATGAACGCAAAGAGCTTAGTGATGCAGATATTGTTAAAATAATTCAAAAATCTCTTAAACAGCGTGATGATGCAGCCATTGCTTTCAAAGATGCGGGAAGAATGGATTTGTATGAAAAAGAGTTAGCCGAAGCAGCAATTTTAAAATCGTATTTACCAGAGCAACTCAGTGATGAAGCACTCAAAGCAATTATTGCGAAACATATCAACGCCCAAGGTCTTTCTAGTATGAAAGAAATTGGAAAATTGATGGGTGTTGTCTTAGTGGAATGCGAAGGTGTTGCCGATGGAAAAAGAATCAACACCCTCGCTAAAGAGCTTTTAGCCTAA